Below is a genomic region from Eupeodes corollae chromosome 1, idEupCoro1.1, whole genome shotgun sequence.
GAATATTCGGTCCTTTAAAACTTGCGGAAAggctaaatatttttctttgagcAGAATTTTACTGACAGAATCCAACGTACTGTACTCTGTCCAGGAAGACATGGCCTACCTATAACAACAATTGTTCTTTCTAACATTTATGCAGACCCAGCCATGACATAGCCAGGTCAATGCAATATGTACCGGAAACTGGCCGATTGGAGAGCAGTTAGCAAAGTTGGGGATCCCTCATATACTCATTGCCCTAGATTCAATTTAACTTTCCGAGATGCAAATCAAAGACCTGATTTCCTTTTTGAGCGCGACGAAGTACTTCTAGCTGCGCTCATTTTGTCTATATAAATCCGTCATACATTTTAATCCATAGATCTAATGAGTTTATGGTATCAAACCGCAATTTCTAACGCTAATATAATCGCATATGAAAAGCTGCTTGTGACTGCCATTTCTACCTAAAGCATCctggcgggtatgtaaacaagtaTAATTGTGGAATTtgggcacagaaaacccgcaaGCATACatgaaaagccgatacacccaaaacgagtcgctgtttggtgcggattttggtcttaaagcataattgggccatttttcttcgaaaatggtCAAGGAGTGACCGTTACAGTCAATGCCGATCGTTATTGGgcctgttgaacgaatttttgttcacaaaaattgaagaggaggatattAGCAACATTTGGTAGGACAGCTCGACGCTATGTGCCACACAGCGGAAGCTACACtcaatgtttttatagcatttaaaaaaaaataagttatttggCGCACCCTATATTATACACAAAATTACTGGCTTATAAACTCCGTGACTATGGTTTATGAACGTCATCCTGTAGGTCTAATTGTGCACCTTTTTTCGAACATCTCCGTTCTTATTTTGTCAATAGTGCTGCGAATATtatcttctaaaaaatttacaatCCTTGTTGTATCAGCATAGACAACATATTTGACGTCCTCAGATGGTCCGAAAACGCCTTCAGCATTTTACCTTCGccaaacagtatttttttttgcaaaatgtaaTGGAGGTATGGAGTCTCATCAGGTTTGCGCTCACTCTTAAAACTACTATTCTCCTGTAATTACATGTAAGCAAAAGACCTGTCTATAATATTAGTATGGTTTGAATGCTACAACAACAACTTGATTTCAGAACTACATGGAATTACAAATATATGTTTTACGGGTGCCTTTATTTGTAGTATTTAttcgttaatatttttttaaaaacgtttctaCCGTCACTAAGGATCGAACATTGAACACGTAGCTTACAGAGACGATCACACCACTGAAGCTGGCTTGTTTACAAAGACTTTAAGTCAGAAATGACCCTTACCGCTGAAGATGATTTGACGATAAAAATGCTCTACAAACTTTGGCGAACACagagcaaatttttaaaataagtttccaCGATTTGTATGACGTTTTTCTGTAAgccattgggcaggttcaggcgacataattGGCTTAAAAGTAAGGTAAGtttttagtatctgattggtcagctgcaaaaaaattgcattccaattaaggcaacttcattggaaagttgactggaaagttagtcaagacaAATCTCTCTTACTATCAAGTCAACTCTAGTtctgtcaaaaagacagtttATTATGACTTTTCCTTCAACTGAAAGCCGAACTTTGTTTggctatgatttatttattttctgcacagctttatttaatattttgtgtaaaaggttCCTCGTCAATTTGAAAcagaaaattttttttacaatgcaaaatacaaatcgtgatggactgtAGCTTGCCTTATGAATGTTTAATagtcaataatgtttttgtagtagaggtttgtgaagtaaagttctgaacttGAAACTGatgacacttggaaaactaaatagttgccttggtcaaaattcacgttcaaagaatgaagctgactgcaaatgaagtccttttTGTTGTCATTATCAGGAAAACATTTGTATACAACTCTCATTATATTTCGTAATGGTTCAAAAATTTCATCGGATTAGATCCGAACTGAGCTAGTTTCACATTCTTCTACTGAACTTTACTGTGGttgtagattcgaagacttgataattggtttccatgcgcttgaCATGTCGTTAGTCTTTTATTCTTCTGGCTTACGTCATTTCGTCTTCTCCCCTACAATCCCTTTGATCACGCAAAGAAATTTTTTCTCGAATCAagccaaggtgctttcatcctctTTTGTCGGTGTCCATGTTTCTGTACCGTGTAGTAGGATGGGATGATGAGGAACTTGTTCAACTACAATTCGTTAGCTCTGGAGAGAGCTGTAGTATTTAATTACTTTCttaaaacagcggttagcaatagttttttttcaagtatgTTCGTATGGCgaataattggacagactttaaACAGATTCGCTTTTGTCTTAGGATGGGAGCTTGCAATAACTCAGcaagaaagatttttttgatatatgtacTAATGTTCCGTAACCATCCTGAACAACAAAAGAGTTTAGCAttgatgtcaaaactagacatggcttatAAGGCATAAGAATCGATGAAAAGCTAACAGGTGCCATTTGATATTCTTAGGAACTTAAAATTcagtcaattttgaaatttcttgattttaaacAGCACTTATAAGAAGGTAACCTGTTGTTGAGAAAAAGCTTTTGCCATTGACATATTACAGCAAAGAAAATCTTGTAAATGTTGGTAAGAACaatgattcctctatagtttatGTAGTTTAAAAGATCtccttttcaatatcattaaaCATGCATTAATAAAATGGTTTAGCAAACCCAATTTGGCCGTACCGGATAACCTCATTTTGCAATAAGATCATTCCTGAAGCAGAACTTTTGTTTCTTAGGAGAACATTACTTGTATTGAAATGTTAACTCAATCAGTATTAGGAcaggatttttttaattactttaacCTTTATTGAAACATTCAACGAATATGATTTTTCCTGTACCACCAACGTGTCGGCAATTTAAACTTGTATCGAACTTATTCTATATTATGATCCATTTTtacaaatatgatttaaaaacatcaaattttaacatatttttgttttcttttcttccagCGACTACCTCTTCAAATTGCTTTTGATTGGTGATTCTGGAGTTGGAAAGTCATGCCTTTTACTTCGTTTTGccgtaagtttaaaaaaatataaataaaattgaaaaccacagtttttaacaacatttttctttttggaaattCCTTTAGGATGATACCTACACAGAGAGTTACATAAGCACAATCGGAGTAGACtttgtaagataaaaataaaaaaaagaagtatttttatttgtttaacataaaattgttttctttttttaacagaaaattagaACAATTGAGTTGGATGGAAAGACTATTAAATTGCAAATcgtaagaataataaaattacttaatagTTGTCTTAATCTCAGTATTGTATTATTtgtattcgattttttaaaacattttatctttTTGTAGTGGGATACTGCTGGTCAGGAAAGGTTTCGTACAATTACTTCGTCATACTATCGTGGCGCTCATGGTATTATTGTTGTCTACGATTGTACGGACCAAGAGTCGTTCAATAATGTCAAACAGTGGCTCGAAGAAATCGAGCGTTATGCTTGTGAGAATGTAAATAAATTGCTTGTAGGAAATAAGAGTGATTTGACCACCAAAAAGGTCGTTGAGCATACCACTGCTGCCGTAagtattaaaaatcattttcatgtttataaaattgaaagatttccaagttttgtatttgaatacaaaatttaaacgaGATTTAAATTGTAGTCCTGACGATAATGACAAATGGTGATATGAGAAAAATGAAAGGTCTGTTAAAAATCAGTTTCTTAGAGCTGGGCCGAATTACCTCATCAGTCATGGAGTCATACGTGactaaattctttgaatttgcAATTAGCGCTGACGTTATCGAGTTGCCTTGtacaattgttttgttatttctcATTAAGCTATCCAACTGATTTTCAATTGCAAGTCCATCAGCTCCCTGATAGTGCACAACAgatacaagttgttttgaaaaatataaaaaaaattgtattttaaatgtatgtactggatttatttgttttaggtcaaaatgaaacaaaattaagtccACTGCAAAAGAGTAGGAATTGGTGTTGCAATAACTTTTTACCTTCCTTTTGGTTTTCTAAACATTGTCTTTTGTCCCCGTAGAAGTTATGGAACGCCAAAACTGTGATTATCTCCGTTTCTATAGGTCCAATGGTGTTAACACCTTTacttaatctttttttcatACGCTCAACCATTTCGGaggtattaaaatataattaatagcGAACAAATTTAACTTACGACTTTAAAGTACcgcaattaaaaaatttatagatATCTTAGAGGAGTTTGAGTTATGTCGTGATATGCAAAATATGccaccaagaaaaagaaaaatataagaaataaaaaaaacggttcAATCCATTTACAGATATTAAGTGACAAGGTTTTCTACAAAAGATATCGTTCGGATATAGAAACAGTCACATTCATTCATTCGTTTCTGGCAATCTCCAGGTTTTGACAGCATCTATTATAGCCAGCGGCCCTCATATCGAATCaggatcctttttttttgtattaccaTCGAAAGATCATATCCCTTATCGACAATATTGATGTGCCGGCGATTCGCTTCTCTGACTGCGACCAGTGTTCCTGCCGTCCGCGTTTTATAGCTTCTTTGCTGTTGAtctaaaatgttataaaatgttgttagttattttttttttatttttaataaaatgccaGCACAAAATAACAAGTTTGGCAATATAAcatgcatgagcccgaaagagcgcattagtttgacaaaattttaataacatttctatcttttatccaaattaatgtatttggtacacatttatgtaTCTATCTGCAAAAATCTGAgtacgccaatgaactattctttatccgttttaaacacctacctaactacacaaccaataggcgatcgctgtacaatttaaacatacatgttctgcctctttcttatcttcagataatttattttccatcctggttcttccaaTATGAGGACAACGCTTTGAACGAattagttgaatacacaaacaattgttttttgttaagtatgcttacaagtatttttcatttccctggatgagttgtcctaggaggAGTTGTGTTTTGGGATGAATCGCgctgtttttttgacaaatcaaatggcatttatatctttgaagacaaacttgtttaacaggtatatttttaaatcttatataggtacttttttcaGTAGTACccgcatgatggttagtgcgttagactgtcatgcaaggggtcttgggttcaatccctgcctggcaccttaatttaaaaaaaaaaagttaattttcgcgggtactgcctcttgcgaggaattgacaactacttcaatagtaattcttgtcatgaaaaagtgcatgaaaagttcggattcggcataaaattgtaggtcccttccattcctgacaacagtactcgcacacaggaatggttgagagttgtaagtcactaggccctggttcacaacgatatatttaatttttaatttttgaaaagctatttgagccgagagtaaatttttaccaagttttagtattgttttttttttagatttttattttttgtaaaaaaactgtctattcgaattttttaaaaattttaccaaatgttgaaaacaatatttagtttgaagccaatatttaaaatttttgaagagatatttgagtcgaaaatcaatttttaccaacttttatacatttttttcaggtttttattttttgtaaaaaaactttcaattcgatttttctcaaaatttgtcctaatgttgaaaacaatatttcttataggaaaaaattagttagaacctattagctcaaagttttgaaaagatatttgagtcgaaaatcaatttttacaaacttttataaatgtttttttaggtttttattttttgtaaaaaaaactgtcaattcgatttttctcaaaattttatcagatgtcaaaaacattattcttcgttgcacaaaattgtttaagagataaattaatcatatttcagtcgtaaaatttttgacgtgacaatttttttttttatttttattgatttatacctgtttggtatcacgttacaatatattatataaaatttaattcaagtctctagcgtttttggttcgtaagatatttaaggttaaccaaaatgttcacctttttttcaaactgctatggtaaaaaaaacccacgcaattttcttgagagccctttctgcatctttctgcctttttatctgtataacaaaatttatttgaagtcgatatctcttctagttcttgagctatggacgacgaaaaaaacgtcgcgaacgtacggatgtacaaacgtacgtacacacgcacgcacagacatctttctaaaaatcttttatttcgactctagggaccttgaaacgtcgagaaatgtcaaaattttcaatttgacaaatcggacccattacaataacttcctatgggaagttaataagctgTACTTTAttcaccaacaatttaatttcaaaaaattgttaggTGTTGCACTGCTTTTGCCCTTATCTCTGAAACGGTTAAGTGTATGAAAAGGGGttgcaaaaattatttcagCAAATTCTATGCTTGACTTTTATAATGTAAAGGTGTAAACAAATTTCCATTTTGAGATGTTTGCAAACTCATGCAGAATTTGGTAATCATAGCGGATTGCTTTTATCCGTTAAGTGCCTTAGCTCCATAGCTTCGTTCATATCACTTCCTGAGAACTGAAAAACTAATATAATCACCTTCCTAATGGTTggataaacaaaataatctcTTGTTTTGTAAACCTTTtgcaaaagataaataaaacgaatacaaaaactCTCATCTGAAGAAAGTCAGTAGAGACTCGAAgtagaaaagaaaatttcaaaaagtcagaCGATACTTTATACGTTCATTCGTTCACTAATGGGATCATTTACTTGTTCACTGATGGGGAAATTCGGAACCTGGCTTCTATACTGCGAATCTTCTTCGTTTTATTCATACGATTAAATTACACAAGCTTTTGCGTTgttcaatttgaaattaaaaacctttataTTGTCACAATAGCGTTACTTTCACCCCATTCCAGGTATGCGTAACACAAATCATCTCTTGTGCAGTGATCACATATATGAAGACGCTATAAacgctgctaagtgtttaggttttctccgtcGATGTAAGAAGATTTACTCCTTCTGATgtgattat
It encodes:
- the LOC129954260 gene encoding ras-related protein Rab-1A; the protein is MSAMNPEYDYLFKLLLIGDSGVGKSCLLLRFADDTYTESYISTIGVDFKIRTIELDGKTIKLQIWDTAGQERFRTITSSYYRGAHGIIVVYDCTDQESFNNVKQWLEEIERYACENVNKLLVGNKSDLTTKKVVEHTTAAEYANQLGIPFLETSAKSATNVEQAFMTMAAEIKNRVGPPSSSTEPASNLKIDPGRPVETTKSGCC